The proteins below come from a single Cannabis sativa cultivar Pink pepper isolate KNU-18-1 chromosome 3, ASM2916894v1, whole genome shotgun sequence genomic window:
- the LOC133036137 gene encoding uncharacterized protein LOC133036137, with amino-acid sequence MGREGFMALKLDMSKAYDRVEWGFLQAMLRRLGFDEHVASGQQVNLQKSSIFFSANIVNEVRQHLGSMLGVNEARDDSTYLGLPNIVDRNKTALLGFLKDKMRKRIQGWEGRLLSRAGKELLIKTVAQSLPSYAMNVFLLPVETCNEMEQLMCKF; translated from the exons ATGGGGAGGGAGGGGTTTATGGCACTTAAGTTGGACATGAGCAAGGCTTATGATCGGGTGGAGTGGGGCTTTTTACAGGCTATGTTGAGGAGATTAGGATTTGATGAGCATGTG gCCTCAGGACAACAAGTCAATCTACAGAAGTCCTCTATATTTTTCAGCGCTAATATTGTCAATGAGGTGAGGCAACATCTGGGTTCTATGTTGGGAGTGAATGAGGCACGTGATGATAGCACATATTTGGGTTTGCCAAATATTGTGGATCGTAATAAAACGGCCTTACTTGGGTTCTTGAAGGATAAAATGCGTAAAAGGATTCAAGGTTGGGAAGGAAGATTGCTTTCTAGAGCAGGGAaggagttgttaataaaaactgTGGCTCAATCTCTTCCTAGTTATGCAATGAATGTGTTTTTGCTACCTGTGGAAACTTGCAATGAGATGGAGCAATTGATGTGTAAGTTTTAG